The Zygosaccharomyces rouxii strain CBS732 chromosome G complete sequence genome contains a region encoding:
- the PHO92 gene encoding mRNA-binding phosphate metabolism regulator (some similarities with uniprot|Q06390 Saccharomyces cerevisiae YDR374C Hypothetical ORF) produces the protein MDWYYVDRPVRTIEDSFKDLESIFKDKNNNDTPRIPLTDELYKPFGDTNINLNSSISAENNNYVATPRLPLASATLEDSSAVCSPVQPVQSPLNTLQTLEAHAFRSVVPKQIVSPQPQPQPPLQVDFQSQVHRAAAAATSVTSPIGGISTNANHSNWKPPQKKSSAIIPPWIHVPDHSRFFVIKSSSLEHVKKSFYNGIWSSTFYGNKRLSEAYESLPQGAKIYLLFSVNASGRFCGVAEMSSNLREDLDTSIWGDNSRYRHAFKVRWIVVRDVHNRSLKQFLIPANDMKPVTNSRDTQEIPATISKSILKLFKYEQSEVQSFLDDDYS, from the coding sequence ATGGATTGGTACTACGTTGATAGACCTGTGAGAACGATTGAGGACTCTTTTAAGGACTTGGAAtccatcttcaaagataaGAACAATAATGATACTCCACGGATCCCACTAACTGATGAGCTGTACAAGCCATTCGGTGATACCAATATCAATTTGAATAGTAGTATTTCCGCTGAAAATAATAACTACGTTGCTACACCTAGGTTACCACTCGCTTCAGCTACTTTGGAGGATTCATCAGCGGTATGTTCACCTGTTCAACCGGTGCAATCACCATTAAACACTTTGCAGACTCTTGAAGCTCATGCATTCAGGTCAGTGGTTCCTAAGCAGATAGTATcaccacaaccacaaccacaaccaccaTTACAAGTGGATTTTCAATCTCAGGTTCACCGGGCCGCTGCCGCGGCCACCAGTGTAACATCACCTATCGGTGGTATTTCCACTAATGCCAACCATTCGAATTGGAAACCGCCACAAAAGAAGAGCTCGGCAATTATTCCACCTTGGATTCACGTTCCCGATCATTCTCGATTCTTTGTCatcaaatcatcaagtTTAGAGCACGTCAAGAAATCGTTTTACAATGGTATTTGGTCATCCACATTTTATGGTAATAAGAGGTTGTCAGAAGCTTATGAATCTTTGCCTCAAGGTGCAAAGATCTACCTTTTATTTTCCGTTAATGCATCGGGAAGATTTTGTGGGGTAGCTGAAATGAGTTCTAATCTAAGAGAGGATTTGGATACAAGTATTTGGGGAGATAATTCACGTTACCGTCATGCCTTCAAAGTACGTTGGATTGTCGTGAGAGATGTGCATAACAGATCTTTAAAGCAGTTTTTAATTCCCGCCAATGACATGAAACCAGTGACTAATTCGAGAGACACACAAGAGATCCCGGCGACAATCAGcaaatccattttaaaGTTGTTCAAATATGAACAAAGTGAGGTTCAATCGTTTTTAGATGATGATTATTCATGA
- the CAT5 gene encoding putative monooxygenase CAT5 (highly similar to uniprot|P41735 Saccharomyces cerevisiae YOR125C CAT5 Mitochondrial inner membrane protein directly involved in ubiquinone biosynthesis essential for several other metabolic pathways including respiration and gluconeogenic gene activation), whose amino-acid sequence MLRTINPTTRRWFSVLSSLKNTAASEPVKEPVTAKAEPLSEAREAYLERAVRVDQAGELGADYIYAGQYFVLANKYPHLKSVLQHMWDQEVHHHNTFNRWQTENRVRPSLITPLWKLGAFTMGAGTAAISSEAAMACTEAVETVIGGHYNQQLRCLANQYDLKWTDGTNGPTKEIKSLTETIRQFRDDELEHLNTAIEHDSRKAVPYILLTEGIKGICRVAIWTAERI is encoded by the coding sequence ATGTTAAGAACTATTAATCCCACGACCAGGCGTTGGTTTTCAGTGCTATCTTCATTAAAGAACACTGCTGCCAGCGAACCTGTTAAAGAACCTGTGACAGCTAAGGCGGAACCATTGTCAGAGGCACGGGAGgcatatttggaaagagcAGTCCGTGTAGATCAAGCTGGTGAATTAGGAGCCGATTACATTTATGCAGGTcaatattttgttttaGCCAATAAATACCCTCATTTAAAATCTGTATTACAGCACATGTGGGATCAAGaggttcatcatcataatACGTTTAACCGTTGGCAAACCGAGAATAGAGTTAGACCTTCACTAATTACACCATTGTGGAAATTAGGAGCATTTACCATGGGGGCAGGTACCGCAGCCATTTCATCAGAGGCAGCCATGGCATGTACAGAAGCAGTGGAAACTGTTATAGGAGGTCATTATAATCAACAATTACGTTGTCTTGCTAATCAATACGATTTAAAATGGACGGATGGTACAAACGGTCCTACAAAAGAGATTAAATCGCTCACTGAAACTATCAGACAGTTTAGAGATGACGAATTAGAGCATTTGAACACAGCTATTGAACATGATTCAAGAAAAGCAGTTCCCTACATTTTGCTTACAGAGGGGATCAAAGGGATTTGCCGTGTAGCCATTTGGACTGCAGAGAGAATATGA
- the WIP1 gene encoding Wip1p (similar to uniprot|Q2V2P8 Saccharomyces cerevisiae YDR374W-A), with the protein MGFDLGQYLLDQWRKRYEFVEEPSESERLILSSGFQEMLRKLLVEAQSNAHRDGFNEVRPAHLEAALDELLDA; encoded by the coding sequence ATGGGTTTTGATTTGGGCCAATACCTTTTAGATCAATGGAGAAAACGTTACGAATTCGTAGAGGAACCTAGTGAGTCTGAAAGATTGATCTTGTCTAGTGGGTTTCAAGAGATGTTGCGTAAGTTATTGGTAGAAGCTCAATCGAACGCTCATAGAGATGGTTTCAACGAAGTGAGACCTGCTCATCTGGAGGCTGCACTAGACGAACTTTTGGATGCTTAA
- the SMC5 gene encoding DNA repair ATPase SMC5 (similar to uniprot|Q08204 Saccharomyces cerevisiae YOL034W SMC5 Structural maintenance of chromosomes (SMC) protein interacts with Rhc18p and Nse1p to form a large complex S. pombe homolog forms a heterodimer with S. pombe Rad18p that is involved in DNA repair), with translation MASTTLNLAEYAEDGPASKKLKLGTVDYSPFHPGAIVKMRLENFVTYTLTEFDLSPSLNMIIGPNGSGKSTFVCAVCLGLAGKPEFIKRSKRVEDFIKNGEDRGSIEITLKNSPKVEGMPGVDSEADTIKITRELIKSKSKSRYMINDRVVSEEDVRLLVSKLNIQLDNLCQFLSQERVEEFARLKSDKLLAETTRSIDAKLLDVLELLKDLQAKEISSQRELDLNKQKYDELLVQKEKLSESVKAFKELESKKSELELHLQLLPYAKLKDHKEKLADYKRDLDQAKANLKSLRKDKKPFSNAKQNLEERLEILSNKRDLKDKQLKEDQASYRRVEQELESIREEIEKKEQQIEYYRNRTKKLEETAAKTREELENKYKLLETIELPSQSVFDEITSQRHDLILREANLNESILELDNRASGINHNMRHLEKQMDNRLNSLNSNDRIGVLDQNPDLKEVKAAVLYIRSRPEMRGKVLEPPIMSVSVTNPAFARYLNHCVDYNTSKAFTIVDADSYEQFSDDVLKRFKVNLRELNDANVRPPLDRQVLRNAGFESYLSDFVTGDQNVIRMLCQICNLHTVPVSRKELSSEQLSKLSKPAKNGEVLFRRIIHGNRVVDFRKSLYGSKQVFSVDSNIKNTQFYNKSVMSEEQKTRINEEVAQLKSRHVGLRNDLDELSREKNDLKHQLNDNNLKNDMIAQRAHSLNEIRKKHSLTKSNIESLEVKIRQITYESNKDVTQKIKDVEAEISTQLQKQTRTLREMVSLVGKMNQHQRELADADIAELEAQNLNISMNDVLRSFIEREAELEEEYAAKKRNAKEMRDTDEYREWKSQIQTYDEETKDKVNDRATNYEENHNFNVTYIQDIIDRLESEIGMLNHDESSVTILSQVEKQLRGLQKTLPRQVEELNEIRNLLRENQHVLEPQLDAMISNISTRFSKLFTSVGSAGTVHLEKPHLFAEWKIEIMVKFRDNAVLKKLDSHTQSGGERAVSTVLYMIALQEFTTAPFRVVDEINQGMDSRNERIVHKSMVENACAENTSQYFLITPKLLTDLYYHEKMRVHCVMAGPWIPDPMKRSDMINFGQTSNYVFYS, from the coding sequence agagaAGTAAAAGAGTGGAggattttatcaaaaatggGGAAGATAGAGGGTCAATTGAGATTACTTTAAAGAATTCTCCCAAGGTCGAAGGTATGCCTGGTGTAGATTCGGAAGCTGACACAAtcaaaattacaagagaGTTGATCAAATCCAAGTCTAAATCCCGATATATGATAAATGATCGTGTAgtttctgaagaagatgttaGATTGCTTGTATCGAAGTTGAACATCCAATTAGACAATCTGtgtcaatttctttctcagGAACGTGTAGAAGAGTTTGCAAGGTTGAAATCGGATAAGTTACTGGCAGAGACAACTCGATCCATAGATGCAAAATTACTAGACGTGCTAGAACTTTTAAAGGATTTACAAGCCAAGGAGATCAGTTCTCAAAGGGAATTAGATTTAAACAAGCAAAAGTACGATGAATTGCTAGTTCAAAAGGAGAAATTGTCGGAATCTGTAAAGGCTTTCAAAGAACTGGAATCTAAAAAAAGCGAGCTTGAACTACACCTTCAACTTTTACCTTATGCCAAGCTAAAAGACCacaaggaaaaattggccGATTATAAGAGAGATCTTGATCAGGCCAAGGCTAATCTAAAAAGTTTGCGTAAGGACAAAAAACCCTTCAGTAACGCCAAGCAGAATCTTGAGGAGAGGTTAGAGATACTTTCAAATAAAAGGGATCTCAAAGAcaaacaattgaaagagGACCAAGCATCTTATCGAAGagttgaacaagaattggaatcaattagggaggaaattgaaaagaaggaacaaCAAATAGAATACTATCGAAATAGAaccaaaaaattggaagagaCAGCAGCAAAAACTAGAGAAGAGTTAGAAAATAAATATAAACTTTTGGAAACAATTGAATTACCTTCACAATCGgtttttgatgaaataaCGAGCCAAAGACATGATTTAATCCTCAGGGAAGCTAATTTAAACGAGTCCATCTTAGAACTTGACAATAGAGCAAGTGGTATCAACCACAATATGAGACATTTGGAGAAACAGATGGATAACAGATTAAATTCGTTAAACAGCAATGATAGAATTGGGGTTTTAGATCAAAATCcggatttgaaagaagtgAAAGCTGCCGTATTATACATTAGAAGCAGACCTGAGATGCGCGGCAAAGTATTAGAGCCGCCAATAATGTCTGTTTCTGTGACAAATCCAGCATTTGCACGATATTTAAATCACTGTGTGGATTATAACACGAGCAAGGCATTTACCATAGTGGATGCCGATAGCTACGAGCAATTTAGTGATGATGTTTTGAAACGATTTAAAGTGAACTTGAGAGAGTTAAATGATGCTAATGTGAGACCACCGTTAGATCGGCAAGTACTAAGGAATGCAGGTTTCGAGAGTTATTTGTCAGATTTTGTCACCGGTGACCAAAATGTCATTCGTATGCTTTGTCAAATTTGTAATCTGCATACCGTCCCAGTTTCCAGAAAAGAGTTAAGTTCTGAACAGTTATCAAAATTATCTAAACCGGCTAAAAATGGCGAAGTTCTATTCAGGAGGATCATCCATGGGAACAGAGTTGTCGATTTCAGAAAATCCTTATATGGCAGCAAGCAAGTATTTTCAGTGGATAGTAATATCAAAAATACTCAGTTTTACAACAAATCTGTCATGTCAGAGGAACAAAAGACTCGGATCAATGAAGAGGTGGCTCAATTGAAGTCTAGACACGTTGGGCTACGTAATGATCTGGATGAATTATCcagagaaaaaaatgatcTTAAACATCAACTGAATGACAAtaatttgaagaatgaCATGATAGCCCAACGGGCGCATTCCCTCAATGAAATTAGGAAAAAACACTCACTGACAAAAAGCAATATTGAGAGTTTAGAGGTTAAGATTAGACAAATAACCTACGAATCAAATAAAGATGTTACacaaaaaattaaagatgTGGAAGCTGAGATATCAACACAACTTCAAAAGCAAACCAGAACTTTACGAGAAATGGTCTCTCTTGTCGGTAAGATGAACCAACACCAGAGAGAATTGGCGGATGCTGATATTGCAGAACTTGAAGCTCAAAATCTGAATATTTCTATGAACGATGTTCTTCGTTCCTTCATTGAGCGGGAAGCAGAGCtcgaagaagaatatgCTGCCAAGAAAAGGAACGCCAAAGAGATGCGTGATACTGATGAATATCGAGAATGGAAATCTCAAATTCAGACttatgatgaagaaacaaaagatAAGGTAAATGACCGTGCTACCAATTATGAAGAGAACCATAATTTTAACGTAACTTACATCCAAGATATTATTGATAGATTAGAGTCTGAAATAGGCATGCTAAATCACGATGAGTCTTCTGTAACTATTCTATCACAAGTGGAAAAGCAGCTACGAGGTCTACAAAAAACGTTGCCTCGACAAGTCGAGGAATTGAACGAAATAAGAAATCTCTTGAGAGAGAATCAGCACGTTTTGGAACCCCAGCTGGATGCTATGATAAGTAATATTTCCACAaggttttccaaattatttACAAGCGTGGGTAGTGCTGGTACTGTCCATTTAGAGAAGCCTCACTTGTTTGCTGAATGGAAGATTGAGATTATGGTTAAGTTTAGGGACAATGCAGTTCTAAAAAAGTTAGATTCCCATACCCAATCAGGTGGTGAAAGAGCAGTGTCAACGGTCCTTTATATGATTgctttacaagaatttacaACAGCTCCTTTTAGGGTCGTGGACGAAATCAACCAAGGTATGGATTCGCGAAATGAAAGAATAGTGCACAAGTCGATGGTAGAAAATGCTTGTGCAGAAAACACTTCACAGTACTTTCTAATTACTCCAAAATTGTTAACGGACTTGTACTATCACGAAAAGATGAGAGTACACTGTGTCATGGCTGGTCCATGGATTCCTGATCCAATGAAACGGTCAGATATGATTAATTTTGGACAAACTTCCAATTACGTATTTTACTCATAA
- the UBP2 gene encoding ubiquitin-specific protease UBP2 (similar to uniprot|Q01476 Saccharomyces cerevisiae YOR124C UBP2 Ubiquitin-specific protease that removes ubiquitin from ubiquitinated proteins cleaves at the C terminus of ubiquitin fusions capable of cleaving polyubiquitin and possesses isopeptidase activity): MLLKDESSEPAVGGSARGVASSSDLPPELVETEQIGETMSESEISEDPGKNELLDTQDSGKVPLYPEAAARFPFKTADRLLDDILHDLSFINSDDHSILYSDLSNGILKSPVLSYSRKVGKTRAYNLGSLVDQVVLQTKFEYDSVSCPQHNHLQVFMGVLIDVTQQNVATFNNLATLPIFHLKVTVKTRDVLERTKKKAGITHYHSLDESEIHPYDKQDLLTFDSKDPQLLDYAIYVSSDSNKLILIEIFKPEFDSDEERDAFKEESINNRYEMACNRFDSLDPTRIPTQPDCINTLFKIFKGPLNRKSSEEPRKTINPNNVSLNSHIDPTWLTSKYGFELHVEKDEETGEDILEYAPPDLTNYHRDWKVRRLRESFTRRCLELIFLGRVSIRLLSQEAVNRNPKVYRIFSMMQTNFSTMFWFQLLGEYRAIFSTESSSPLDSDHHFIDLSACYNYIDRDIIRNYEAQCTLDPENVGVYVDALNFIANRKGAYQLIAYCGKQDFVGQEALDHALGVFQIDSKEFDPHNLNDSVLLSIYKNESASTRNPNRHAELKNSLRLLAKFKKSPKLKFYADYEPYRNVTQAYEILEVDESVDDDIIQTAYTVKVNDSPGLKIDCDRALYTIAVHSRSLALFNFLVQQSEEFQEYFGPDQFSYQDALSVLQVNENAGDDTILEIFQRKWYKEPVFDADQFLKLKGALSKIGFERNSKLISHFIDTGTVDASCLPAENWPTGLNNIGNTCYLNSLLQYYFSISSLRQYVLDYRNTVQHFLNNQEYASRRIGGREITEAEVERSVQFVYQLRDLFDSMIHAQDRCVTPRKELAYLAFVPSGLGVEFELPNASQANANAPVEKENYVNIDSEPSPPPNDEPLLIDLDDDSDPNNHSKLNKNSNDDGKINEFDNSQAGENDVDVDISMTDSPAEEEKVTKADSGSSSNNSNKAVAMNTSTRVAKISSDQLENALEMGRQQDVTECIGNVLFQLESASDPISLGDDNEQNDLVKQLFYGNIKQNIIPLKDETQVRTKYERFLSLLVNIGDHPKDIYDALDLYFRDEYLKLEEYGDVKRTVAVTDFPTILQIQIQRVYYDRERFMPFKSVAPLPFNETIYMDRYSDTNNPVLINRKRETEKLVQELNGLKGRQRELLSKNELGLSRKGALIETSNFLKSDVLETQGIQIDNRTGLAQELDNIVLGINDELSQLYHNITQLESKISHQFDDFKSIGYSLFAVFIHRGEASYGHYWIYIKDRYKSGIWRKYNDETITEVPESEVFNFSEGNTATPYFLVYVKQGHEQEIEPLKRVLEVTV; the protein is encoded by the coding sequence ATGCTGCTGAAGGACGAATCTAGTGAACCAGCAGTTGGTGGATCAGCGAGAGGCGTAGCCTCCAGTAGTGATTTACCACCTGAATTGGTGGAAACTGAACAAATTGGTGAAACGATGAGTGAAAGTGAGATTTCTGAAGATCCAGGTAAGAATGAATTGCTAGATACTCAAGATTCCGGTAAAGTTCCTCTGTATCCTGAGGCTGCTGCCCGTTTTCCTTTTAAAACGGCTGACAGGCTTCTGGACGATATTCTACACGATCTGTCATTTATCAATTCTGATGACCATTCGATTCTTTATTCTGATCTAAGCAATGGGATATTAAAATCGCCGGTGCTGTCATACTCGAGGAAAGTGGGTAAAACCAGGGCTTATAATTTGGGTTCACTTGTTGATCAGGTTGTACTTCAGACAAAATTCGAATATGATTCAGTGTCGTGTCCTCAGCATAACCATTTGCAAGTTTTTATGGGGGTGCTTATAGATGTAACGCAACAAAATGTGGCGAcatttaacaatttggcAACTTTACCGATTTTCCATTTAAAAGTAACGGTAAAGACCAGGGATGTCCTTGAACGCACCAAGAAAAAAGCAGGTATTACACATTATCATTCTCTggatgaaagtgaaataCATCCTTATGACAAGCAAGATCTTTTAACATTTGATTCTAAGGATCCACAATTGTTGGATTATGCCATCTATGTGTCCAGTGATTCAAacaaattgattttaatcGAAATTTTCAAACCAGAATTTGATTCAGACGAAGAAAGAGATGCATTTAAGGAAGAATCTATCAATAATAGATATGAGATGGCTTGTAACAGGTTCGATTCTCTTGATCCAACAAGAATACCCACGCAACCTGATTGCATCAACACtctttttaaaatatttaaGGGACCATTGAATAGGAAAAGCTCAGAGGAACCGAGGAAAACCATCAATCCAAATAATGTTTCTCTCAACTCACATATCGACCCCACTTGGTTGACCTCCAAATACGGATTTGAACttcatgttgaaaaagatgaggaaACAGGTGAAGATATTCTAGAGTACGCCCCACCTGACTTGACCAACTACCATAGAGATTGGAAAGTGAGAAGACTTCGTGAGTCTTTTACTAGAAGATGCCTGGAATTGATCTTCTTGGGTAGAGTCTCCATCAGATTGCTGTCGCAAGAAGCCGTTAATAGAAATCCTAAAGTTTATCGGATCTTTAGCATGATGCAGACTAACTTCTCGACCATGTTCTGGTTTCAACTTTTGGGTGAATACAGGGCTATTTTCAGCACAGAAAGTAGTTCTCCATTAGATTCAGATCATCATTTCATAGATCTGTCAGCTTGTTACAATTACATCGACAGGGATATTATTCGCAATTATGAGGCACAGTGTACGTTAGATCCAGAAAACGTTGGGGTCTATGTTGATGCCCTCAATTTCATAGCAAACAGGAAAGGTGCATATCAGTTAATCGCTTATTGTGGTAAACAAGATTTCGTCGGCCAGGAAGCATTAGATCATGCATTGGGCGTTTTCCAAATCGATTCCAAAGAGTTTGACCCGCATAACTTGAATGATAGTGTTCTATTATCAATATACAAGAATGAAAGCGCCAGTACAAGAAATCCCAACAGACACGCAGAGTTAAAAAATTCCTTGAGGCTGCTTGCTAAGTTTAAAAAATCTCCAAAATTGAAGTTTTATGCTGATTACGAACCCTATAGAAATGTGACACAGGCATATGAGATTTTGGAAGTCGATGAAtctgttgatgatgatattatTCAAACGGCATACACAGTCAAAGTTAACGATTCGCCGGGTCTAAAAATTGATTGTGATAGGGCACTTTACACTATTGCTGTTCACTCAAGAAGTTTAGcacttttcaatttcctgGTGCAGCAATCCgaagaatttcaagagtATTTTGGTCCTGATCAATTTTCTTACCAAGATGCCCTTTCCGTCCTGCAAGTTAATGAGAATGCGGGTGATGATACAATCttagaaatttttcaacgtAAATGGTATAAAGAACCAGTATTTGACGCcgatcaatttttgaaattgaaaggcGCATTGTCCAAGATTGGATTTGAACGAAATTCTAAACTGATCTCACATTTTATTGACACTGGCACAGTTGATGCATCATGTCTTCCCGCTGAAAATTGGCCTACCGGGTTGAACAACATCGGTAATACCTGTTATTTGAATTCGCTTCTACAATACTATTTCTcgatttcatctttaagaCAATACGTTTTGGATTATCGTAATACTGTCCAACATTTCTTGAACAATCAAGAATATGCTTCGAGAAGAATTGGTGGTAGAGAAATTACTGAAGCGGAAGTTGAAAGGTCGGTACAGTTTGTCTACCAACTTCGTGATTTGTTTGATTCTATGATTCATGCCCAAGACAGATGCGTCACTCCAAGAAAAGAACTTGCCTACTTGGCATTTGTACCCAGTGGGTTAGGAGTAGAATTCGAACTACCTAACGCATCTCAGGCTAATGCAAACGCTCCAGTtgagaaagagaattacGTCAATATCGATTCTGAaccttcaccaccacctaATGATGAACCTTTGCTCATAGATTTGGACGATGATTCTGACCCTAATAATCATTCAAAGCTTAacaaaaattctaatgaCGACGGTAAGATCAATGAATTCGACAATTCTCAAGCAGGCGAGaatgatgttgatgttgataTTTCTATGACTGACAGTCctgctgaagaagagaaagttACAAAAGCCGACAGTGGATCCTCAAGTAACAATTCCAACAAGGCGGTAGCCATGAACACTTCGACTCGTGTGGCTAAGATAAGTTCCGATCAACTTGAAAATGCACTGGAAATGGGGAGACAACAAGATGTCACGGAGTGCATTGGAAACGTTTtatttcaattggaaagcGCTTCTGATCCGATAAGCTTGGGTGATGACAATGAACAAAATGATTTGGTGAAACAATTGTTCTATGGTAATATAAAGCAGAATATTATtcctttgaaagatgaaaCCCAAGTTCGTACCAAATATGAACGCTTTTTATCGTTGTTGGTTAATATTGGTGACCATCCTAAGGATATCTATGATGCATTGGACTTGTACTTCCGAGATgagtatttgaaattggaagaataCGGTGATGTCAAGAGAACAGTTGCTGTAACAGATTTCCCAACAATTCTACAGATTCAAATCCAGAGAGTATACTATGATCGCGAGCGGTTCATGCCGTTCAAGTCTGTTGCACCATTGCCTTTCAATGAAACTATTTACATGGATAGGTACAGTGATACTAATAACCCTGTGTTGATTAACCGCAAAAGAGagactgaaaaattggtgcAGGAACTCAATGGCCTGAAGGGAAGGCAACGTGAGCTGTTGAGCAAGAATGAGTTGGGACTATCAAGAAAGGGTGCTTTAATTGAGACTTCCAACTTCTTAAAGTCAGATGTTCTTGAAACTCAAGGCATTCAAATTGATAACAGGACTGGTCTGGCACAAGAATTAGATAATATTGTTTTGGGGATTAATGATGAGTTGTCGCAGCTATATCATAATATAACACAATTAGAGAGTAAGATCTCTCATCAGTTTGATGACTTTAAAAGCATAGGATACTCACTTTTCGCTGTATTCATTCACAGAGGAGAGGCTAGTTATGGTCATTATTGGATTTATATCAAGGACCGTTATAAAAGTGGCATATGGAGAAAATACAACGATGAAACTATCACAGAGGTTCCTGAGAGTGAAGTCTTTAATTTCTCAGAGGGGAATACCGCTACTCCATATTTTCTAGTTTACGTCAAGCAAGGTCATGAACAGGAGATTGAGCCCTTGAAAAGAGTATTAGAAGTAACTGTGTAA
- the FRQ1 gene encoding frequenin (highly similar to uniprot|Q06389 Saccharomyces cerevisiae YDR373W FRQ1 N-myristoylated calcium-binding protein that may have a role in intracellular signaling through its regulation of the phosphatidylinositol 4-kinase Pik1p member of the recoverin/frequenin branch of the EF-hand superfamily) translates to MGAKASKLSKDDLTSLRQSTYFDRREIQQWHKGFLRDCPSGQLTRQDFVKIYKQFFPFGSPEEFANHLFSVFDKDNSGSVDFREFITVLSTTSRGTLEEKLVWTFQLYDLNHDGFITFDEMLTIVTSIYKMMGSMVKLSDDEATPELRVRKIFKLMDKNEDGYITLDEFREGSRVDPSIISSLNLYDGLV, encoded by the coding sequence ATGGGAGCAAAAGCATCGAAGTTGTCCAAAGATGATTTGACATCGTTGAGACAGTCGACATATTTCGATCGTCGAGAGATACAGCAATGGCACAAAGGATTCCTGAGAGATTGTCCCAGTGGTCAATTAACACGCCAAGATTTTGTCAAGATAtacaaacaattttttccatttggATCTCCTGAAGAATTTGCCAATCATCTCTTTAGCGTTTTTGACAAGGACAACAGTGGATCTGTTGACTTTAGAGAATTTATTACAGTATTAAGTACCACTTCGAGAGGAACCCTGGAGGAAAAACTCGTGTGGACATTTCAATTGTACGATTTAAATCATGATGGTTTTATTACATTCGATGAAATGTTGACGATTGTTACTAGCATATACAAAATGATGGGATCCATGGTCAAATtaagtgatgatgaagctacGCCTGAATTGAGGGTTCGTAAAATATTTAAACTGATGGACAAGAATGAGGACGGATATATAACattagatgaatttagGGAAGGGTCAAGGGTTGACCCTTCAATCATCAGTTCTTTGAATCTGTACGATGGGTTGGTATAA